In the Nitrospinota bacterium genome, CGTCTACCCGGGCATCGGCCTCTATCGTCACGATAGGGCCTCCCAGACGATTCGCCAAATCGAGATGGCCCGCACATTAGGCGCCCGGGGCTTTGCCGTCTTCGACTACCGGAGCCTCTTCGGGGTCATAGATGCAGACGGCGGCTCTGCATACGTGAAGCCCGGCGTCGGCCCGAGGATTTTACGGTCCCTCCTTAAAGGCCCCCTGGCCGAGATTGTTCCGCCGGCGGGGATCGAATATTAAAGAACTGTGGGAGGCTTGAGCGCGGAGTGCGTATGATGATCATTTGGCGTTGCTTGCGGGTCGTTTATGGGGCCGCCGCTGTCATGGTGGTGGCCGTCCTGCTTGCCTCGGGGCCGGCCTACGGCCAGCTCGGGGGCCTCTTCGGGTTTACCGAAGACCAAGAGGTCGAACTAGGCCGGCGCGCCGCGCTGGAGGTCGAGCGGGAGTTCCCGCTCCTGGACGACCCCGACGTGGTCGCCTACATCGAAAAAATCGGACGGAAGCTCGTGGCCGTAAGCGGACGGGCGAACATCCCCTACACCTTTAAGGTCGTCGATTTAGAGCAGGTCAACGCCATATCCCTGCCCGGAGGCTACGTCTATGTCTTCCGGGGCCTCATCCTTGCGGCGGACGAGGAGAGCGAGCTCGCCGGGGTGATGGCCCACGAGGTGGGCCACATCGTCGCGCGACACGGGGTCGAGCAGCTCAAGCGGAGCCAACTGTTCGGCCTCGGGGCCGCCGTTTTCGGCCAGATTCTCGGAGGGGGCGCTAAGAGTGGGTCCGGCCCCAGCATAGGAGAGCTGGCTGTCAACCTGATCGGCACCGGGGCCTATCGCTCCTTCAGCCGCGAGGCCGAGACCGAGGCCGACCGGTTGGGGGTCCGAATCCTCTATGACGCCGGCTACACGCCGACCAGCTTCGTAACCTTCCTGGATAAGCTCGACGCCCGCAAGGGCCGAGACCCGCTGTCCCTCCGCGATTTCTTCTCCACCCATCCGTCTCCCGCCCAGCGGCGGGCCAATGTAGGAGGGCTCATCGCCCGACTCCCCACTAGGCCCGACGCGGTGCGCGACACACGCCGCTTCCAGCTCGTCAAGCAGCTCGTCTCCGGGCTGACCCCTCCCCGGCGCGCGGATGCGCCTCCCCCTGCCAGGCCGGGCCGGCTCACGCGGGTGACGAGCTACCGGGCCACCCCGGGCGAGAGGGGGCTTCATTCATATTCGGATGAGACGGGCCGCCAGCTAATTGACGGCCAATACGGCACCGATGAGGT is a window encoding:
- a CDS encoding M48 family metalloprotease, with translation MMIIWRCLRVVYGAAAVMVVAVLLASGPAYGQLGGLFGFTEDQEVELGRRAALEVEREFPLLDDPDVVAYIEKIGRKLVAVSGRANIPYTFKVVDLEQVNAISLPGGYVYVFRGLILAADEESELAGVMAHEVGHIVARHGVEQLKRSQLFGLGAAVFGQILGGGAKSGSGPSIGELAVNLIGTGAYRSFSREAETEADRLGVRILYDAGYTPTSFVTFLDKLDARKGRDPLSLRDFFSTHPSPAQRRANVGGLIARLPTRPDAVRDTRRFQLVKQLVSGLTPPRRADAPPPARPGRLTRVTSYRATPGERGLHSYSDETGRQLIDGQYGTDEVDSDLGSGRGYEWIAWRKSNPRIVFDLGRPQRVRAVRIHINRRSDRRIEPPKTVRIFFSSDGRSINYSRVKSTTQIIFLDGRSRSIRISTPGAVGRYVAVELTDGDPQSWIFVDEILLEAG